The Desulfonatronovibrio hydrogenovorans DSM 9292 genome includes a window with the following:
- a CDS encoding NifU family protein — MKEKVQAVLDKIRPSLQADGGDVELVEVTDQNIVKVRLTGACKGCPMSQMTLKNGIERLILKELPEIKGVEPVS; from the coding sequence ATGAAGGAAAAAGTTCAGGCTGTACTCGACAAGATAAGGCCTTCCCTGCAGGCCGATGGTGGAGATGTGGAACTGGTGGAAGTAACTGACCAGAATATTGTCAAGGTCCGCCTGACTGGGGCCTGCAAGGGTTGCCCCATGTCCCAGATGACCCTGAAAAATGGAATTGAACGCTTGATTTTAAAGGAGCTGCCCGAGATCAAGGGTGTAGAGCCGGTATCCTAA
- the hypE gene encoding hydrogenase expression/formation protein HypE — protein MPERIILDYGSGGKASQRLIKNLFMKHFANPGLNRMDDAALILDLQGPLSMSTDTFTVDPVFFPGGDIGSLAVHGTVNDVAMLGAVPKYISCAFILEEGLVMDDLERIVQSMARASSHAGVQIITGDTKVVPRGAVDKIFINTTGIGLVVADPAPSGHRAEPGDAILISGSMGDHGLAILSHRQGIAFETDVLSDSQALNHLILRLIREVGDIHVLRDPTRGGLATTLNEIAQQSDLEFIIDQELIPIKEAVEGGCSFLGLDPLYLANEGKFICILPESLATKALDIMRNDPAGQDAAFIGRVAEGRNGKVVLKTALGGHRLLDMLEGEQLPRIC, from the coding sequence ATGCCTGAAAGAATAATCCTTGATTACGGCAGTGGTGGAAAAGCTTCACAAAGACTGATCAAGAATCTGTTCATGAAGCACTTTGCCAACCCGGGTTTGAACAGGATGGATGATGCAGCATTGATTTTGGATCTGCAGGGCCCTCTGTCCATGAGCACGGACACCTTTACAGTGGATCCTGTCTTTTTCCCAGGCGGGGACATCGGGTCCCTGGCTGTGCATGGCACTGTCAATGATGTAGCCATGCTGGGAGCTGTGCCAAAATATATCAGCTGTGCTTTTATTCTGGAGGAAGGGCTGGTCATGGATGACCTTGAGAGGATTGTCCAGTCCATGGCCCGGGCTTCTTCACATGCAGGAGTGCAGATAATTACTGGAGACACCAAGGTCGTGCCCAGGGGGGCTGTGGACAAGATCTTCATAAACACCACCGGCATAGGTCTGGTGGTTGCTGACCCTGCACCTTCAGGTCACCGGGCAGAGCCAGGAGATGCCATCCTGATCAGTGGAAGCATGGGTGATCATGGTCTGGCCATCTTGTCTCACCGCCAGGGTATTGCTTTTGAAACTGATGTGCTGAGCGATTCCCAGGCCTTGAACCATCTTATCCTGAGGCTGATCCGGGAAGTCGGAGACATTCATGTCCTCCGGGATCCTACCAGGGGAGGGCTGGCCACTACTTTGAATGAAATAGCTCAGCAGTCAGATCTTGAATTCATCATTGATCAGGAGTTGATTCCCATCAAGGAGGCTGTTGAAGGCGGCTGTTCTTTTCTGGGTCTGGACCCACTTTATCTGGCCAATGAAGGCAAGTTCATCTGCATCTTGCCCGAATCTCTGGCTACCAAGGCCCTGGACATCATGCGCAATGATCCGGCTGGGCAGGATGCAGCCTTTATCGGGCGGGTGGCAGAAGGCAGAAATGGAAAGGTGGTGCTGAAGACTGCACTGGGTGGACACAGACTGCTGGATATGCTGGAGGGGGAGCAGCTGCCAAGGATTTGTTGA
- a CDS encoding TIGR00730 family Rossman fold protein translates to MANSRQYLIDDLSQANSWRLFKIMAEFVDAFEKLNDLGPAVSIFGSARVKENDPVYRLTFDIAKKLTESGFNVITGGGPGLMEAGNRGAMEGDGSSVGLHIHLPFEQKSNDFIDIRCEFRYFFVRKVMFIKYAKAYVVMPGGFGTLDELSEALVLTQTKRIKPFPIILVGKDFWSGIVDWFKDQLLTNGYISEKDFAMFQLVDTADEVVQAISRT, encoded by the coding sequence ATGGCAAATTCCAGACAATACCTTATTGACGATCTGTCCCAGGCTAATTCCTGGCGGCTTTTCAAAATCATGGCCGAATTCGTGGATGCCTTTGAAAAGCTCAACGACCTGGGACCGGCTGTTTCCATTTTCGGCTCAGCCAGAGTCAAGGAAAACGATCCGGTTTACAGACTGACTTTTGATATCGCTAAAAAACTTACTGAATCCGGGTTCAATGTCATTACCGGCGGGGGGCCAGGCCTGATGGAGGCCGGAAACAGAGGAGCCATGGAAGGTGACGGCAGCTCAGTAGGTCTTCACATCCACCTGCCCTTTGAGCAGAAGTCCAACGACTTTATCGATATTCGGTGTGAGTTCCGGTATTTTTTTGTCAGAAAAGTCATGTTCATCAAGTATGCCAAGGCCTACGTTGTCATGCCCGGAGGGTTCGGCACCCTGGACGAATTGAGTGAAGCCCTGGTCCTGACCCAGACCAAACGCATCAAGCCCTTTCCCATAATTCTTGTGGGCAAGGATTTCTGGTCTGGAATAGTTGACTGGTTCAAGGATCAACTCCTGACCAATGGCTACATCAGCGAAAAAGATTTTGCCATGTTTCAGCTGGTGGACACAGCCGACGAGGTTGTTCAGGCCATATCCAGAACATAG
- a CDS encoding D-alanine--D-alanine ligase family protein: protein MRVLLIAGGWSEEREVSLKGAAQIEKALNNLGHQVFFLDLSPDLGKLAAMARDFDLAFINLHGLPGEDGTIQALLDDIGLPYQGTGPMGSYLALNKALSKQIFRNHHLPTPDWTLITGPNQPVPEGLEFPLVAKPNTGGSSLGMAVLENQQDLDFYLKDIPAQKFEVILEKYITGTELTCAVLDDRPLPPILIQPVKGSFFNYASKYDIDGAKEICPAPVSPELTEQITSLSLKVHHILGLRDYSRTDFLVDPQGVPYILEVNTLPGMTQTSLVPKSAQAAGLDFNALIQRLISMARDRDKRPQGRYE, encoded by the coding sequence ATGCGTGTACTTTTAATAGCCGGCGGATGGTCTGAGGAAAGAGAGGTCTCCCTGAAGGGAGCCGCCCAGATCGAAAAAGCCTTGAACAACCTGGGCCACCAGGTTTTTTTCCTGGACCTGTCTCCGGACCTGGGTAAGCTTGCGGCCATGGCCAGGGACTTTGACCTTGCTTTTATCAATCTTCACGGCCTGCCTGGCGAGGATGGAACCATCCAGGCCCTTTTGGATGATATTGGCCTCCCATATCAAGGCACTGGCCCCATGGGGTCATATCTTGCCCTGAACAAGGCTCTTTCCAAACAGATTTTTCGCAACCACCACCTGCCCACACCGGACTGGACCCTGATCACCGGCCCCAACCAGCCGGTCCCGGAAGGTCTGGAGTTTCCTCTGGTGGCCAAGCCCAATACCGGAGGATCCAGTCTGGGCATGGCTGTCCTGGAAAACCAGCAGGATCTTGACTTTTACTTGAAAGATATCCCGGCCCAGAAATTTGAAGTGATTCTGGAAAAATATATCACTGGAACAGAACTGACCTGCGCTGTGCTGGATGACAGGCCCCTGCCTCCTATTTTAATTCAACCAGTAAAAGGGTCATTCTTTAACTATGCCAGCAAATATGACATTGATGGAGCCAAGGAAATCTGCCCTGCCCCGGTATCACCAGAATTGACTGAGCAGATCACCAGTTTATCTCTTAAGGTTCACCATATTCTGGGACTCAGGGATTACAGTCGAACAGACTTTCTTGTGGATCCACAGGGAGTACCATATATTCTCGAGGTTAATACCCTGCCCGGGATGACCCAAACCAGCCTTGTCCCAAAGTCCGCCCAGGCAGCCGGTCTGGATTTCAATGCCTTGATCCAGCGCCTCATCTCCATGGCCAGGGACCGGGACAAAAGACCCCAAGGACGATATGAATAA
- a CDS encoding HypC/HybG/HupF family hydrogenase formation chaperone has product MCLAVPMEIMSIEDNVAHVEVGGVKNQVRLDIIDEPPQVGDFVIVHAGFALRRIDREEGLETLKLFQEGLGLELIK; this is encoded by the coding sequence ATGTGTCTTGCCGTGCCCATGGAAATAATGTCCATCGAAGATAACGTGGCCCACGTGGAAGTAGGGGGGGTGAAAAACCAGGTTCGTCTGGACATCATTGATGAACCTCCTCAGGTGGGCGATTTTGTCATTGTCCATGCAGGCTTTGCCTTGCGCCGGATTGACCGGGAGGAAGGACTTGAAACCCTGAAATTATTTCAGGAGGGGCTGGGCCTTGAACTTATTAAATAA
- a CDS encoding DUF2905 domain-containing protein: MNDWSAIGKAIILAGVVLVIIGLAVLFKDKLPLGMGRLPGDITIERDNFRFYFPLGTSIVISIILTLIFSIWKK, translated from the coding sequence ATGAACGACTGGTCCGCAATAGGCAAGGCCATCATTTTGGCCGGAGTGGTGCTGGTAATCATTGGGCTGGCAGTCCTGTTCAAAGACAAGCTGCCCCTGGGCATGGGACGGCTGCCAGGGGACATTACCATTGAAAGGGATAACTTCAGGTTTTATTTTCCACTGGGCACAAGCATTGTCATCAGCATCATCCTGACCCTTATTTTTTCCATATGGAAAAAATAA
- a CDS encoding HD domain-containing protein yields the protein MSFKPSYYPYDSSWKIPDKDQCFRYWQEFNLPEHIREHSRLVAIIAQEICLLSKSWLNVPIEAVVASALLHDLGKLYCIEHGGYHHQLGASLVMEISGNPAIAQGVMHHVYWPGEVDVEKFFLPLVLIYSDKRVMHDRIVSLEARFEDLFARYGTNHRMKGLIQRSLDQALTIQDQLNQKTGIDLNACTFNSRRMV from the coding sequence ATGAGCTTTAAGCCTTCATATTACCCTTACGACTCAAGCTGGAAAATCCCTGACAAAGACCAGTGCTTCAGATACTGGCAGGAATTCAATCTTCCCGAGCACATAAGAGAGCACAGCCGCTTGGTGGCCATTATTGCTCAGGAGATCTGCCTGCTTTCAAAATCCTGGCTCAATGTTCCCATTGAGGCTGTTGTAGCTTCTGCCCTTCTGCACGATTTGGGGAAACTATACTGCATAGAACATGGAGGCTACCACCATCAGCTTGGGGCCAGTCTGGTCATGGAGATTTCCGGCAACCCGGCCATTGCCCAGGGAGTGATGCACCATGTCTACTGGCCCGGAGAGGTTGATGTTGAGAAATTTTTTCTGCCCCTGGTGCTTATTTACAGCGACAAAAGAGTCATGCATGACCGGATAGTCTCCCTTGAGGCCAGATTTGAAGACCTGTTTGCAAGATACGGCACAAACCATAGAATGAAGGGATTAATTCAAAGGTCCCTTGATCAGGCCCTGACTATTCAGGACCAACTCAATCAAAAAACCGGAATAGATCTTAATGCGTGTACTTTTAATAGCCGGCGGATGGTCTGA
- a CDS encoding ATP-grasp domain-containing protein, whose product MTEPCGLPKVAIGSQLKHCPQITTLGVCPNLSHYPQWKLQLILDSKKIFFPTSLYAEMFSAMGKEIFPSIESYRFVGDKIKQTIMFQLVGLPVPRTRFYYGPVQQQNISRDFSFPFIAKTPRYSSRGNGVWLVKNREELSSYLESNQPAYIQEFLPRIRDFRIVVAGEKIIHSYQRIPQEDDFRANVSLGATLCFEDIPEQAENLALTACHLCGFNYTGMDICESEGKFYVLEANMKFGTQGFKAAGLDLKKILCRLVREDHI is encoded by the coding sequence ATGACCGAACCTTGCGGCCTGCCCAAGGTGGCAATTGGATCACAGCTTAAACACTGTCCCCAGATCACCACCCTGGGAGTCTGTCCCAACCTGAGCCACTATCCCCAGTGGAAACTCCAGCTGATCCTGGATTCCAAAAAAATATTCTTTCCCACTTCCCTTTATGCGGAGATGTTCTCGGCCATGGGCAAGGAAATCTTTCCATCCATAGAATCGTACCGCTTTGTTGGAGACAAGATAAAGCAGACGATCATGTTCCAGCTTGTGGGCCTTCCAGTGCCCAGAACAAGATTTTATTACGGACCAGTCCAGCAGCAGAATATCAGCAGGGATTTTTCTTTTCCCTTCATCGCCAAAACCCCCAGGTACTCATCCAGGGGCAACGGGGTCTGGCTCGTCAAAAACAGAGAAGAACTCAGCTCCTACCTGGAGAGCAACCAACCGGCCTATATCCAGGAATTTCTTCCCCGGATAAGAGACTTCCGGATCGTTGTTGCCGGGGAAAAAATTATTCACTCCTATCAGCGTATTCCCCAGGAGGATGACTTCAGGGCCAATGTTTCCCTGGGAGCCACCCTTTGCTTTGAGGACATACCTGAACAGGCCGAGAACCTGGCCCTGACCGCCTGCCATTTATGCGGATTCAATTATACAGGCATGGATATCTGCGAATCAGAAGGAAAGTTTTATGTTCTGGAAGCCAATATGAAGTTCGGCACCCAGGGATTTAAAGCTGCCGGCCTGGACCTCAAAAAAATCCTGTGCAGACTGGTCCGGGAAGATCATATTTAA
- the hypD gene encoding hydrogenase formation protein HypD, producing the protein MNLLNKFKDPELCLNILDQIKSEIQGEFRFMEVCGTHTVAIFQSGIRTLLPESIIHVSGPGCPVCVTHDREIASYLALAEKDLILATFGDLIKVPGPGGKNLKAAQAEGARIKIVYSAFDALKLALDHPQDKVVFLGVGFETTAPTVAATIKMAAEQGVRNFSVLSFHKLVPPALKALAADRDIQVDGLLLPGHVSTIIGLEPYRFLAEEYQVPSVIGGFEPLDILQAILIMIKQKNKGRPEVVNNYKRVVPDQGNAKAIETMYEVFRPADALWRGLGIIPGSGLAVAQRYEQFDAALVFDQELPQVDEIPGCKCGEVLKGLISPDQCPLFSTRCTPANPVGPCMVSTEGSCAAYHKYRL; encoded by the coding sequence TTGAACTTATTAAATAAATTCAAGGATCCTGAGCTCTGTCTGAATATTCTGGACCAGATAAAATCAGAGATTCAGGGCGAGTTCAGGTTTATGGAAGTTTGCGGGACCCATACGGTGGCCATTTTTCAAAGCGGAATAAGGACTCTTCTGCCTGAGTCCATTATCCATGTATCAGGGCCGGGTTGTCCGGTCTGCGTTACCCATGATCGGGAAATTGCCTCTTATCTTGCTCTGGCTGAAAAGGATCTGATTCTGGCCACGTTTGGCGACCTGATCAAAGTCCCTGGTCCCGGGGGGAAGAATCTGAAAGCAGCCCAGGCCGAGGGGGCCCGGATAAAGATAGTTTATTCAGCCTTTGACGCCTTAAAGCTGGCCCTGGATCATCCCCAAGACAAAGTGGTCTTCCTGGGAGTCGGCTTTGAAACCACTGCCCCTACGGTTGCAGCAACCATCAAGATGGCGGCTGAACAAGGGGTCAGGAATTTTTCAGTCCTGTCCTTTCACAAGCTTGTTCCGCCGGCCCTGAAGGCCCTGGCAGCTGACAGGGACATCCAGGTGGACGGTCTGCTTCTGCCCGGGCACGTTTCAACCATTATCGGGCTTGAGCCGTACAGATTTCTGGCAGAGGAGTATCAGGTTCCTTCAGTCATCGGAGGATTCGAGCCTCTGGACATTCTCCAGGCAATTCTGATCATGATCAAGCAGAAAAACAAGGGCAGGCCCGAGGTTGTCAACAACTATAAGCGGGTGGTTCCGGATCAGGGCAATGCCAAAGCCATTGAGACCATGTATGAAGTATTCAGGCCTGCAGATGCCCTGTGGCGCGGACTTGGAATCATTCCAGGCAGTGGGCTGGCTGTTGCTCAAAGGTATGAACAGTTTGACGCAGCCCTGGTCTTTGACCAGGAACTGCCCCAGGTGGATGAAATACCTGGATGTAAATGCGGTGAAGTCCTGAAGGGACTGATATCTCCGGACCAGTGCCCCCTCTTTAGTACCAGGTGTACACCGGCCAACCCAGTGGGACCCTGCATGGTATCCACTGAGGGGTCATGTGCAGCCTACCATAAATACAGATTGTAG
- the gltX gene encoding glutamate--tRNA ligase → MTTIATRFAPSPTGYLHIGGARTAIFCWLFARKNKGRFILRVEDTDQQRSTPEMTGAILDAMNWLGLDCDEGPFFQSERTSLYLEYIQKLVESGNAYHCTCTPEEVERMREQARQKGQKPKYNGQCRDAGIKPGPDTVVRLKAPLTGRTMFRDLVKGPISFDNQELDDFVLQRKDGSPTYNLAVVVDDIEMKMTHILRGDDHINNTPKQILIYQALGADLPLFGHVPMILGPDKKKLSKRHGALSVMAYKEMGYLPEAMLNYLVRLGWSYQDEEIFSRQDLIEKFSLDNLGSSACVFDVNKLTWLNSHYIKETAISRLADILTEHLAPELIPNDRSYLEQIIPLLQTRAGTMQEMAEMAEFFLVEDTNLAFDNKAVAKFLTPEAKEYLKEIAFRLDNNLNEFDQNSLEQEFSAYIQEKKIKFKAIAQPLRVAISGKTASPGLFETMEVLGREKVLNRLKRASG, encoded by the coding sequence ATGACGACCATTGCAACCAGGTTTGCCCCCAGTCCAACCGGTTACCTGCACATCGGAGGAGCCAGAACCGCAATTTTCTGCTGGCTCTTTGCCAGAAAAAACAAAGGACGCTTCATCCTGAGAGTAGAGGACACAGACCAGCAAAGGTCCACCCCGGAAATGACCGGAGCCATCCTTGACGCCATGAACTGGCTGGGGCTGGATTGCGATGAAGGACCATTTTTCCAGAGTGAACGGACCAGCTTATATTTAGAATATATCCAGAAACTTGTTGAAAGCGGTAACGCCTACCACTGCACCTGCACCCCGGAAGAGGTGGAGAGGATGCGCGAACAGGCCAGACAAAAGGGACAAAAACCCAAATACAATGGGCAATGCAGAGACGCTGGGATCAAACCCGGGCCGGACACTGTTGTCAGGCTCAAGGCCCCCCTGACCGGCCGGACCATGTTCCGGGACCTGGTCAAGGGGCCCATCTCTTTTGACAACCAGGAGCTTGATGACTTTGTGCTCCAGAGAAAGGACGGCTCTCCCACTTATAACCTGGCTGTGGTAGTAGATGACATTGAGATGAAAATGACCCATATCCTGCGCGGGGACGATCACATCAACAATACACCCAAACAGATACTGATCTACCAGGCCCTGGGAGCAGACCTCCCCCTGTTCGGTCATGTCCCCATGATCCTGGGACCGGATAAGAAAAAACTGTCCAAGAGACACGGAGCTCTTTCAGTCATGGCCTACAAGGAAATGGGCTATTTGCCTGAGGCCATGCTTAATTACCTGGTCCGTCTTGGCTGGTCGTACCAGGATGAGGAAATTTTTTCCAGACAGGACCTGATTGAAAAATTCTCACTGGACAATCTGGGATCTTCAGCCTGTGTCTTTGATGTGAACAAACTGACCTGGCTCAATTCCCACTACATCAAGGAAACAGCCATCTCCAGGCTGGCTGATATCCTGACAGAGCATCTTGCTCCGGAGCTGATCCCGAATGATCGCAGCTACCTGGAGCAAATCATCCCCCTGCTTCAGACCAGAGCCGGAACCATGCAGGAAATGGCTGAGATGGCAGAGTTTTTTCTGGTTGAAGACACAAACCTGGCCTTTGATAACAAGGCCGTGGCCAAATTCCTGACCCCTGAAGCCAAAGAATATCTAAAGGAAATTGCTTTCAGACTGGATAATAATCTGAATGAATTCGACCAGAACAGTCTTGAACAGGAATTCAGTGCCTATATCCAGGAGAAAAAGATCAAATTCAAGGCCATTGCCCAGCCTTTACGGGTTGCCATCAGCGGAAAAACCGCCAGTCCAGGCCTTTTTGAAACCATGGAGGTCCTTGGCAGAGAAAAAGTACTGAACCGTTTAAAGCGGGCTTCCGGCTGA
- a CDS encoding mechanosensitive ion channel family protein, with translation MDMLQQIIQEIGWESIIPTTLRVLVILFIVYLIKKVVRSALERLEGRLVQRGKTTGEPPSEVQKRSETLIKLLRQGIYAAIWVLALLVLLRQLGFEIAPILAGAGIIGLAVGFGAQNLVRDVISGFFIILEDQIRVGDVAVINGTGGLVEKVNFRTIVLRDLTGTVHVFPNGTINTLSNMTNTWSAYIFDLGVAYKEDTDKVVELIKKVGESLKTDEYFGPLMVDNLEVFGVDKFADSAVMIRGRIKTRPIKQWEVGREFLRRIKKTFDENRIEIPFPHRSVYFGSASKPMDIKLLENSSGLSPGSGPADSRG, from the coding sequence ATGGATATGCTTCAGCAGATCATCCAGGAGATCGGATGGGAATCCATAATCCCAACCACCCTCAGGGTGCTGGTCATTTTATTCATTGTATATCTGATCAAAAAAGTTGTCCGCTCAGCCCTGGAACGTCTGGAAGGCAGACTGGTCCAGCGCGGGAAAACAACCGGCGAGCCTCCGTCTGAAGTCCAGAAGAGGTCTGAGACCCTGATCAAACTTTTACGCCAGGGTATCTATGCTGCCATATGGGTCCTGGCTCTGCTGGTCCTGCTGCGCCAACTGGGCTTTGAAATAGCTCCCATCCTGGCCGGAGCAGGCATTATCGGGCTGGCAGTGGGGTTTGGAGCCCAGAACCTGGTCCGGGACGTTATTTCCGGTTTTTTCATTATCCTGGAAGACCAGATCCGGGTGGGAGATGTGGCTGTAATCAACGGCACCGGAGGACTGGTGGAAAAAGTGAATTTCAGGACCATTGTTCTTCGCGATTTGACCGGGACAGTCCATGTTTTCCCCAATGGCACCATCAACACCCTTTCCAACATGACCAACACCTGGTCGGCCTATATCTTTGACCTTGGCGTGGCCTACAAGGAAGACACCGACAAGGTGGTGGAACTCATCAAAAAAGTTGGTGAGTCCCTTAAAACAGACGAGTATTTTGGTCCCTTGATGGTGGACAACCTGGAAGTCTTTGGAGTGGACAAGTTTGCAGACTCTGCAGTCATGATCAGGGGACGCATCAAGACCAGACCCATTAAACAATGGGAAGTAGGCAGGGAATTTCTACGCAGGATCAAAAAGACCTTTGATGAAAACCGGATCGAAATCCCCTTTCCCCACAGATCAGTCTACTTCGGATCTGCCAGCAAGCCCATGGACATCAAGCTCCTGGAAAATTCATCCGGCCTCTCCCCCGGGTCCGGCCCGGCAGACAGCCGGGGATAA
- a CDS encoding tetratricopeptide repeat protein, whose product MSNEITKARKNLNSVSSLLKQNKILPAVNAFYDGLLTYLKGNLLQNEKKEFADLLDKTVYLVNSHPKVREIYPILLTFESGKEKELVENLRELLNAMQNSLADNAKDTLAELEKRKRESLAQARQRLDEKDIDNAQAIFKKLVRDFDKDFELKIDITDLLINAQEYQKAIEYLKLAYKDNPGSVHIYNRLGMALRKLGRFEDSEKAYQQAIQIHSKDEYLHFNLGRLYIDAGKLTEARLCAEKALKINPDFDQARKMLNFTMNKTRKNKE is encoded by the coding sequence ATGTCCAACGAAATAACCAAAGCCCGTAAAAATCTGAACAGTGTATCTTCCCTTCTCAAGCAGAACAAGATCCTGCCGGCTGTAAACGCATTTTATGATGGTCTGCTGACCTATCTCAAAGGCAATCTGCTGCAAAATGAAAAAAAAGAATTTGCCGATCTTCTGGACAAAACCGTCTACCTGGTGAACAGCCATCCCAAAGTCAGGGAAATTTATCCTATCCTTTTGACCTTTGAGTCAGGCAAAGAAAAAGAGTTGGTTGAAAATCTGCGGGAACTCCTGAATGCCATGCAGAATTCCCTGGCGGACAATGCCAAGGACACCCTGGCCGAGCTGGAAAAAAGAAAAAGAGAATCCCTTGCCCAGGCCAGGCAGCGCCTGGATGAAAAAGATATTGATAATGCCCAGGCCATCTTCAAAAAACTGGTCCGGGATTTTGACAAAGACTTTGAACTGAAAATCGACATCACCGACCTGCTCATCAATGCCCAGGAATACCAGAAGGCCATTGAGTATCTTAAACTGGCCTACAAGGACAATCCAGGTTCAGTTCATATTTATAACCGCCTGGGAATGGCCCTTAGAAAGCTCGGACGTTTTGAAGATTCGGAAAAGGCCTATCAGCAGGCCATCCAGATTCATTCCAAGGACGAATACCTGCACTTCAACCTGGGCAGGCTTTACATTGATGCCGGGAAATTAACAGAGGCCAGACTTTGTGCTGAGAAAGCCCTGAAGATCAATCCGGACTTTGACCAGGCCAGGAAGATGCTCAACTTCACCATGAACAAGACCAGGAAAAACAAGGAATAA
- the cysS gene encoding cysteine--tRNA ligase: MLIYNTVLRKKQELTPIEDNHVKMYVCGITAYDYCHIGHARSTVVFDVLVRYLRHIGYKVTFVRNFTDIDDKIINRARQEGLTSDQVAEKYIQAFYQDMDRLNILRADIEPKATEHIPEMISLIRLLEDKGFAYSTKSGDVYFRVRKMEHYGKLSGRNIEELNSGARVAPGEEKEDPLDFALWKSSRPGEPQWDSPWGPGRPGWHLECSAMSEKYLGIPFDIHGGGQDLAFPHHENEMAQSEAAFGTKFVNYWVHNGFVRVNSEKMSKSLGNFITIKDILSSCHEEVLRFFLLTKHYRSPLDYSTSYLEEAEKAIKRIYQTISLLEGELAKTKWTRGPEFPETEQEISEISAKWDQAMNDDLNTAEALGHVFSLTRLANRMLETKSFRKSEAGRKLMKDILGLYQKWGQVLGLLSLHSLTFLDRIKEIICKRRNIDPAEIQALVEQRQAARKSRDFELADNLRGKLTELGIEVMDTPEGPKWDFT, translated from the coding sequence ATGCTCATCTACAACACGGTTTTGAGAAAAAAACAGGAACTCACTCCCATTGAAGACAACCATGTCAAAATGTATGTCTGCGGCATAACTGCCTATGATTATTGTCATATCGGACATGCCCGGTCCACCGTGGTCTTTGACGTCCTGGTCAGATACCTGCGCCACATTGGGTACAAAGTTACCTTTGTCCGCAATTTCACTGACATAGACGACAAGATAATCAACAGAGCCCGTCAGGAAGGTCTGACTTCTGACCAGGTGGCTGAAAAATACATCCAGGCCTTCTATCAGGACATGGACCGGCTGAATATCTTACGGGCAGACATTGAACCCAAGGCTACTGAACACATTCCTGAAATGATCAGTCTTATCCGGCTCCTGGAAGATAAAGGCTTTGCCTATTCCACAAAATCCGGAGATGTCTATTTCCGGGTAAGAAAGATGGAACACTACGGCAAGCTTTCCGGCCGCAACATTGAAGAATTGAATTCCGGGGCCAGGGTGGCTCCAGGCGAAGAAAAAGAAGACCCTCTGGACTTTGCCCTGTGGAAGTCGTCCAGACCTGGTGAGCCCCAATGGGACAGTCCCTGGGGTCCGGGCAGGCCCGGATGGCATCTTGAATGCTCTGCCATGAGTGAAAAATACCTGGGAATTCCTTTTGACATTCACGGTGGCGGGCAGGACCTGGCCTTTCCTCACCATGAAAACGAAATGGCCCAGAGCGAAGCCGCCTTTGGGACCAAATTTGTCAACTACTGGGTCCATAATGGATTCGTCCGGGTCAACTCTGAAAAGATGTCCAAGTCATTGGGAAATTTCATCACCATTAAGGATATCCTTTCCAGTTGCCATGAAGAAGTTCTCCGCTTTTTTCTTCTGACCAAGCATTACAGAAGTCCTCTTGACTACTCCACTTCCTATCTGGAGGAAGCTGAAAAGGCCATTAAAAGGATATACCAGACCATTTCTCTTTTGGAAGGGGAACTGGCTAAGACCAAATGGACCAGGGGACCCGAATTTCCAGAAACTGAGCAGGAAATAAGCGAAATCTCGGCCAAATGGGATCAGGCCATGAACGATGACCTGAACACGGCTGAAGCCCTGGGCCATGTCTTCAGTCTGACCAGGCTGGCCAACAGAATGCTTGAGACCAAGTCCTTTCGCAAATCAGAGGCCGGACGCAAGCTTATGAAAGACATTCTGGGACTCTATCAAAAATGGGGACAAGTCCTGGGACTGCTCAGCCTGCACTCCCTGACTTTTCTGGACCGCATCAAGGAGATCATCTGCAAACGAAGGAACATTGACCCGGCTGAAATCCAGGCCCTGGTCGAGCAGAGACAGGCTGCCAGAAAATCCAGAGACTTTGAGCTGGCTGATAACTTGCGGGGCAAGTTGACAGAACTGGGCATTGAAGTAATGGATACTCCTGAAGGTCCTAAATGGGATTTTACCTGA